The following coding sequences are from one Granulicella arctica window:
- the aroA gene encoding 3-phosphoshikimate 1-carboxyvinyltransferase codes for MSTQTSSLQIVRPARSFQGSVTLPGDKSISHRYAMLAGLAKGTTRLSNFSTGADPHSSLSCMEALGATVDKSNKDYIAVTGVDGSFRAADVPLDCGNSGSTMRMLAGLIAPHAHTYTMIGDHSLTLRPMERIRKPLSQMGARIDLVEGHAPITIHGGPLKAIDFDTPIPSAQVKTAVLFAGLQAEGTTSLSESIRTRDHSEHALRAFGATLTRTGDKLLIPGGQRLSAIDATVPGDLSSAAFFLCAALLFPDSNLVLDSIGMNPTRSALLDVIVALGGTIKVLNVEEHHGEMIGTIQVNRAPGGLKGIDIGGALSAQLIDELPVLAAIAPYTRDGIRIRDAKELRVKESDRIALVAKNLKAMGAELTEYEDGLDIPGNQELHGAAIDSGTDHRIAMAFSIAALRAVGETEIHGAEAAAISFPEFFTHLDGLSQR; via the coding sequence ATGTCCACACAGACTTCTTCTCTCCAGATTGTTCGTCCTGCACGCTCGTTTCAGGGCTCGGTTACACTTCCCGGCGACAAATCCATCTCTCACCGGTATGCGATGCTCGCCGGTCTGGCTAAGGGCACGACGCGTCTCTCGAATTTTTCCACCGGGGCCGATCCCCATTCCTCGCTGAGCTGCATGGAGGCGCTGGGCGCGACGGTAGACAAGAGCAACAAGGACTACATCGCCGTAACCGGCGTGGACGGTAGCTTTCGCGCGGCGGATGTGCCGCTGGATTGCGGCAACTCGGGGTCGACGATGCGGATGCTCGCGGGGCTGATTGCGCCGCATGCGCATACGTACACGATGATCGGCGATCACTCTCTGACGCTGCGTCCGATGGAGCGTATTCGCAAGCCGCTCTCGCAGATGGGCGCAAGGATCGATCTGGTGGAGGGTCATGCTCCGATCACGATCCATGGAGGGCCACTGAAGGCGATCGACTTCGATACGCCGATTCCTTCGGCTCAGGTGAAGACGGCGGTGCTGTTCGCGGGCTTGCAGGCGGAGGGGACGACGTCGCTGTCGGAGTCGATCCGCACGCGGGACCACTCGGAGCATGCACTGCGGGCGTTTGGAGCAACGCTGACGCGAACGGGCGATAAGCTGTTGATTCCGGGCGGGCAAAGGCTCTCGGCAATCGACGCGACTGTGCCAGGGGATCTCTCTTCAGCGGCGTTCTTTCTTTGTGCGGCGCTGCTGTTTCCGGACTCGAATCTGGTGCTGGATTCGATTGGGATGAATCCTACGCGCTCTGCTCTGCTCGATGTGATCGTTGCGCTGGGTGGGACGATCAAGGTACTCAATGTAGAGGAGCATCATGGCGAGATGATCGGGACGATCCAGGTGAACCGTGCGCCGGGCGGACTGAAGGGAATCGATATTGGTGGGGCGTTGTCTGCGCAGTTGATCGATGAATTGCCGGTGCTTGCGGCGATTGCACCGTATACGCGGGATGGAATTCGCATCCGCGATGCGAAGGAGTTGCGGGTGAAGGAGTCGGACCGGATTGCGCTGGTTGCGAAGAACCTGAAGGCGATGGGCGCGGAGCTGACGGAGTATGAGGATGGGCTCGATATTCCGGGCAACCAGGAGCTGCATGGCGCGGCGATCGACTCGGGTACGGACCATCGGATTGCGATGGCGTTCTCGATCGCAGCGTTGCGGGCTGTGGGTGAGACGGAGATTCATGGAGCAGAGGCAGCGGCGATCTCGTTTCCGGAGTTCTTCACACATCTTGATGGGTTGAGCCAGCGCTAA
- a CDS encoding glycosyltransferase family 9 protein, with product MKERSMLSPVLLALERIVRKKQVAPAQVRQLLILEYRLPLGCCVHLTPLFEALKRCRPELCIAVATRGLGSQVLRHSPFIDHLIETPDPLIDLCSTVKHLRHALRTLNFTPDCVLTGASDQRTRISLLGLFASSGWRGGYTQKPALYQRPLVYDRTLSLINNNLRLAKLLDCTPQIKEPHVSFSQSDAEAAASLLRQANPQGNPIVIMVTANSGGQSTGWHSDRFVQVIKAAHTRGCTVVYVGTAADVNPIEALSQAANGIGTSIAGKTTVTQLAAVLAMSDVMVTLDTGTMHVGRATGVPMVVLGPSWQKPLEWLPLGIENVRILRGEDRDTVPSNYHLDEISADSVIAALNELLLKYPASLKARESRIQRSLANVDHLPR from the coding sequence ATGAAAGAGAGATCCATGCTGTCTCCTGTTCTGCTCGCCCTCGAGCGCATAGTTAGAAAGAAACAGGTTGCACCCGCGCAGGTCAGACAACTTCTCATCCTTGAGTACCGGCTTCCGCTCGGCTGCTGCGTACATCTGACTCCGCTGTTTGAAGCCCTGAAGCGCTGTCGCCCCGAACTCTGCATCGCAGTCGCAACCCGTGGTCTCGGCTCCCAGGTTTTACGTCACTCTCCGTTCATCGATCATCTGATTGAGACGCCAGATCCTCTGATCGATCTTTGCTCTACCGTAAAGCATCTGCGCCACGCCCTTCGCACGCTCAACTTCACCCCAGACTGTGTCTTGACCGGAGCCTCCGATCAGCGCACCAGAATCTCCCTCCTCGGCCTCTTCGCATCAAGCGGATGGCGCGGCGGCTACACGCAGAAGCCTGCACTCTACCAGAGGCCACTCGTCTACGACCGAACCTTGAGCCTCATCAACAACAACCTTCGTCTCGCCAAGCTCCTCGACTGTACTCCGCAAATAAAAGAACCTCACGTCTCTTTCTCTCAAAGTGACGCAGAAGCGGCAGCTTCCCTCCTGCGACAGGCCAACCCGCAAGGTAATCCGATCGTCATCATGGTCACAGCCAACAGCGGCGGCCAGAGCACCGGCTGGCACTCCGATCGCTTTGTACAGGTCATCAAGGCGGCACACACACGTGGCTGCACGGTCGTCTACGTCGGCACCGCAGCAGACGTCAATCCCATCGAGGCCCTCTCGCAGGCTGCCAATGGCATCGGCACCTCCATCGCCGGAAAAACCACCGTAACCCAACTCGCAGCAGTGCTCGCTATGAGCGATGTCATGGTCACGCTCGATACCGGAACCATGCACGTTGGCCGCGCCACCGGTGTTCCCATGGTGGTGCTCGGCCCCTCCTGGCAGAAGCCGCTCGAATGGCTTCCCCTGGGCATCGAGAACGTCCGCATCCTCCGCGGCGAAGATCGCGACACCGTTCCATCCAACTATCATCTCGACGAGATCTCCGCCGACAGCGTTATCGCGGCTCTCAACGAACTTCTGTTGAAGTATCCCGCATCACTAAAGGCCCGCGAGAGCCGCATCCAGCGGTCTCTCGCGAACGTTGATCATCTTCCGCGTTAG
- a CDS encoding glycosyltransferase family 4 protein, whose translation MNVTQAVFGVFHHFELAHQLHKRNHLQKIYSTWPWARLKREGLPRSLVGCFPLIHTTDYLLGRTRFYPAAVSAVMNSWNARGFDWWTRSVIQPCDAFIAISGAGLLTGAKVQANGGKFICDRGSTHQRYQENLLAEEYRRWNAPQPLSKPHIAVREEAIYARADAITVPSSVAKRSFIQMGIPAEKVHVIPYGVRLDQFARTVEPPTDSFEVLFAGQVSLRKGIPYLLEAFSRLKHPKKRLTVVGSVQDDVRGLLGKLPQEHVTFTGSIPQAELAKKMSASHLLMLTSVEEGLALVQGQAMACGCPVLATTATGAEDLFTDGVEGFIVADRDVDALAARLQEIADDPALQSRLSEAALLRVKSLGGWDRYGEIWDRLLHGLTGLPHKAER comes from the coding sequence ATGAACGTTACTCAAGCGGTCTTTGGTGTGTTTCATCACTTCGAACTGGCACACCAGTTGCACAAGCGAAATCATCTACAGAAGATCTACTCGACGTGGCCGTGGGCGCGGTTGAAGCGGGAGGGGTTACCGCGTTCGCTTGTGGGCTGCTTTCCGTTGATCCATACGACGGATTATCTGCTGGGGCGGACGCGATTCTATCCGGCAGCGGTTTCCGCGGTGATGAATTCGTGGAATGCGCGGGGATTCGACTGGTGGACGCGGAGTGTGATTCAGCCGTGCGATGCGTTCATTGCGATCTCGGGCGCGGGGTTGCTGACGGGCGCGAAGGTGCAGGCAAATGGTGGGAAATTTATCTGCGATCGGGGCTCGACGCATCAGCGATACCAGGAGAATTTGCTTGCGGAGGAGTATCGGCGGTGGAACGCTCCGCAGCCTTTGAGCAAGCCGCATATCGCTGTGCGTGAAGAGGCTATCTATGCTCGGGCCGATGCGATTACGGTGCCGTCGAGTGTAGCGAAGCGGTCGTTTATCCAAATGGGAATCCCTGCTGAGAAGGTGCATGTGATCCCGTATGGGGTGCGGCTTGACCAGTTCGCACGAACGGTGGAGCCGCCGACGGATTCGTTCGAGGTGTTGTTTGCCGGACAGGTGAGTCTTCGCAAGGGGATACCGTATCTGCTGGAGGCGTTCTCGCGGCTGAAGCACCCGAAGAAACGTCTGACGGTCGTGGGGAGTGTGCAAGATGATGTGCGTGGCCTGCTCGGCAAGCTGCCGCAGGAACATGTGACCTTTACGGGATCCATCCCACAGGCGGAGCTTGCGAAGAAGATGAGCGCGAGCCATCTGCTGATGCTGACGAGCGTCGAAGAAGGGCTTGCGTTGGTGCAGGGGCAGGCGATGGCGTGTGGCTGTCCGGTGCTGGCGACGACCGCGACGGGCGCGGAGGACTTGTTTACGGATGGGGTTGAGGGGTTTATCGTTGCGGATCGCGATGTGGATGCGTTAGCGGCGCGGTTGCAGGAGATTGCGGATGATCCGGCGCTACAGTCGCGACTGAGTGAGGCAGCTCTGCTTCGCGTGAAGAGTCTGGGTGGGTGGGATCGGTACGGGGAGATTTGGGACAGGCTGTTGCATGGGTTGACTGGGTTGCCGCATAAGGCGGAGAGGTAA
- a CDS encoding bifunctional nuclease family protein gives MKLHAESEAVAPTEVEMQIRGLMMDPVTNMPIVVLKDVASDLILPIWVGVFEANAIALELEKSTTPRPMTHDLLKNLAHGLNARVNKVVVSELRDDTFFALIWMEQGGEVIALDARPSDAIALALRWDCPIYVHRDVLNHARQSADSSPSVSTDELRQWLENLNDDDMGRYKM, from the coding sequence ATGAAGCTTCACGCAGAATCCGAAGCAGTCGCTCCGACCGAGGTCGAGATGCAGATTCGCGGCCTCATGATGGACCCCGTCACCAACATGCCCATCGTCGTTCTCAAGGACGTCGCCAGCGATCTCATCCTCCCCATCTGGGTCGGCGTCTTCGAAGCCAACGCCATCGCGCTCGAACTTGAAAAGAGCACCACCCCGCGCCCCATGACGCACGACCTGCTCAAGAATCTCGCGCACGGTCTCAACGCCCGCGTCAACAAAGTCGTCGTCTCCGAGCTCCGTGACGACACCTTCTTCGCGCTCATCTGGATGGAGCAGGGAGGGGAAGTCATCGCCCTCGATGCCAGACCTTCCGACGCCATCGCGCTAGCCCTCCGCTGGGACTGTCCCATCTACGTCCATCGCGACGTGCTCAACCACGCCCGCCAGTCCGCTGACAGCTCCCCCAGCGTCAGCACCGACGAACTCCGCCAGTGGCTCGAGAACCTAAACGACGACGACATGGGCCGCTACAAGATGTAG
- the miaB gene encoding tRNA (N6-isopentenyl adenosine(37)-C2)-methylthiotransferase MiaB, which produces MSKTFYIETFGCQMNAHDSEKVIGTLEHEGYARVQDEADAGLILYNTCSIRDKAEQKVFHRLNEYKKMKGEGKKFAVIGCVAQQEGEKIFERAPYVSIVSGSASYRNLPQMLARLERGEERITGLDDRQTDETFETEFVARTNPHRGYITIIEGCDKFCAYCVVPYTRGKERSRAAASVLEEARRIADQGFTEIQLLGQNVNSYLDPSGKMSFAELLAAVGSIPGIRRVRFTTSHPRDFTKDIVDAIDAVPTLCDHVHLPVQSGSTAVLKAMNREYTRDWYLERIAWIKAARRNISITSDIIVGFPGETDQDLEDTATLLEAVGYDAIFAFKYSPRPNTPAVAMADSISDDIKSARLQILLDRQREIQRVNYNRHLDEIMELMVESHNKSRNQVVGRSSQNKTVNFTTNQLILPALGSYQQVRITQTFPNSLLGAAVEVN; this is translated from the coding sequence GTGAGCAAGACTTTTTACATCGAAACCTTCGGCTGCCAGATGAACGCACATGACTCCGAAAAAGTCATCGGCACCCTGGAGCACGAAGGCTACGCCCGCGTCCAGGACGAAGCAGATGCCGGCCTGATTCTCTACAACACCTGTTCCATCCGCGACAAGGCCGAGCAGAAGGTCTTCCATCGTCTCAATGAGTACAAGAAGATGAAGGGCGAGGGCAAAAAGTTCGCCGTCATCGGCTGCGTCGCCCAGCAAGAGGGCGAAAAGATCTTCGAGCGCGCTCCCTACGTCTCTATCGTCTCTGGCTCTGCCTCCTATCGCAACCTCCCGCAGATGCTCGCCCGCCTCGAGCGCGGCGAAGAGCGCATCACCGGCCTGGACGACCGTCAAACCGATGAGACCTTCGAGACCGAGTTCGTCGCCCGCACCAACCCCCACCGCGGCTACATCACCATCATCGAAGGCTGCGACAAGTTCTGCGCCTATTGCGTCGTCCCTTACACCCGTGGCAAAGAGCGCAGCCGTGCCGCCGCCTCCGTCCTCGAAGAGGCCCGTCGCATCGCTGACCAGGGCTTCACCGAGATTCAGCTCCTCGGCCAGAACGTCAACTCCTACCTCGATCCCTCCGGCAAAATGTCCTTCGCCGAGCTCCTCGCAGCAGTAGGCAGCATCCCCGGTATCCGTCGTGTCCGTTTCACGACCTCGCACCCACGCGACTTCACCAAAGACATCGTCGACGCTATCGACGCCGTCCCCACCCTCTGCGACCACGTCCATCTCCCCGTCCAGAGCGGCTCCACCGCCGTCCTCAAGGCCATGAACCGTGAGTACACCCGCGACTGGTACCTCGAGCGTATCGCCTGGATCAAGGCAGCCCGTCGCAACATCAGCATCACCTCAGACATCATCGTCGGCTTCCCCGGCGAGACCGACCAGGACCTCGAAGACACCGCTACCCTCCTCGAAGCCGTCGGCTATGACGCCATCTTTGCCTTCAAGTACTCACCACGCCCCAACACGCCCGCCGTCGCCATGGCCGACTCTATCTCCGACGACATCAAATCCGCGCGCCTCCAGATCCTCCTCGACCGCCAGCGCGAGATTCAGCGCGTCAACTACAACCGGCACCTCGACGAGATCATGGAGCTGATGGTCGAAAGCCACAACAAATCGCGCAACCAGGTCGTAGGCCGCAGCTCGCAGAACAAGACCGTCAACTTCACCACGAACCAGCTCATCCTGCCCGCTCTCGGAAGCTACCAGCAGGTTCGCATTACGCAGACCTTCCCCAACAGCCTTCTGGGTGCAGCAGTTGAGGTCAACTAG
- a CDS encoding M3 family metallopeptidase produces the protein MATKGYFNVHCIWFVLRVLLVTFSFSLIASGAEPAPVKPVDPVHAWVGLKGASSLDNWVRWQIAEERRLIAGMLAVKGPRTVENTLLPYDRAEMHLTLAGDQGGIMFEVHPDKAVRDKAQELVQVIATESTGIALNQEIYHALAAVDISQADAATKHYMERTLLEYRLGGVDKDQITRDTVKKLEDQITEISLKFSRNVQDDVRKIPVKDKSELEGLPEDYIARHTPDASGAITLTTDSPDMTPVMSYAKNAKLRRAMFLAYNDRAYPANEPVLHQLLDTRQKLATTLGFATWADLATADQMMGSATKMRTFLDEVDVASRDRARREFAMLQDFVRSKDPSALPVTLSDAGYWNEQYRRSAYAFDSQSVRPYFPYAQVEAGVLKTASRLFHLEFHAVHDAPVWDPSVRAYDVYDSGQKAGRIYLDMHPREGKDKWFSESGLVPGMKGEQLPETTLVCNFSGGVAGDPGLMQFDEVVTFFHEFGHMMHEVLGGKQHWAGQSGVTTEGDFVEAPSQMLEEMFHDPTILQSFAKDYKTGQAMPLALISQMNRASYFGRGRWVQQQLLYSNYALQVHDRNPDTLNFYTTLKEDYVRFSPYQFVAGDHFYASFTHLTGYSSNYYTYVLDKVIAVDFFAAFDPNNLLDGPAALRYRKAVLEPGSSKPAAQLVQDFLGRPESIDALKHWMDKEFEAPPIAVVGSGSKGRK, from the coding sequence ATGGCAACGAAGGGATATTTCAACGTGCATTGCATTTGGTTTGTATTGCGTGTTCTGCTGGTGACGTTTTCGTTCTCACTGATTGCAAGCGGCGCTGAACCTGCCCCGGTGAAACCGGTTGATCCTGTCCATGCGTGGGTTGGTTTGAAGGGTGCTTCTTCGCTGGATAATTGGGTGCGATGGCAGATTGCGGAAGAGCGGCGGCTGATTGCTGGGATGCTGGCAGTGAAAGGTCCGCGCACGGTTGAGAACACTCTGCTGCCGTATGATCGCGCTGAGATGCACCTGACGCTGGCGGGGGATCAGGGCGGCATTATGTTTGAGGTACATCCCGATAAGGCCGTCCGCGATAAAGCGCAGGAGCTTGTCCAGGTGATCGCGACTGAGAGCACGGGGATTGCGCTGAATCAGGAGATTTATCATGCGCTTGCCGCCGTGGATATCAGCCAGGCCGATGCGGCGACGAAGCATTACATGGAGCGCACACTGCTGGAGTACAGGCTGGGAGGCGTCGATAAAGACCAGATCACTCGCGACACGGTGAAGAAGCTCGAGGATCAGATTACGGAGATCTCGCTGAAGTTCAGCCGGAATGTGCAGGACGACGTACGCAAGATTCCGGTGAAGGACAAGAGCGAGCTTGAGGGACTGCCGGAAGACTATATTGCACGCCATACGCCTGATGCTAGCGGGGCGATCACATTGACTACCGACTCGCCCGACATGACTCCGGTGATGAGCTATGCGAAGAATGCGAAGCTGCGCCGGGCGATGTTTTTGGCCTATAACGATCGCGCATATCCGGCAAATGAGCCGGTGTTACATCAGTTACTGGATACGCGGCAGAAGCTGGCGACGACGCTTGGATTTGCAACGTGGGCGGACCTTGCAACGGCAGACCAGATGATGGGTTCGGCAACGAAGATGCGAACGTTTCTGGATGAAGTGGACGTGGCTTCCCGCGATCGTGCAAGGCGCGAGTTCGCTATGTTGCAGGATTTTGTCCGGTCGAAGGACCCGAGCGCTCTACCGGTGACTCTGTCGGATGCAGGCTACTGGAATGAGCAGTACCGGCGTTCTGCGTATGCGTTCGACTCCCAGAGTGTGCGACCTTATTTCCCGTACGCCCAAGTGGAAGCGGGAGTTCTGAAGACCGCGTCGCGACTGTTTCATCTGGAGTTTCATGCAGTCCATGATGCACCGGTCTGGGACCCGTCGGTGCGTGCTTATGATGTCTACGACAGCGGTCAGAAGGCGGGGCGGATCTATCTGGATATGCATCCTCGCGAGGGCAAGGACAAGTGGTTCTCAGAGAGCGGACTGGTACCGGGAATGAAGGGCGAGCAGTTGCCGGAGACGACACTGGTGTGCAATTTTTCGGGAGGAGTTGCTGGCGACCCTGGATTGATGCAGTTCGATGAGGTCGTCACTTTCTTCCACGAGTTTGGACACATGATGCATGAGGTGCTTGGCGGCAAACAGCACTGGGCAGGACAGAGCGGCGTGACCACGGAAGGGGATTTTGTTGAAGCACCTTCGCAGATGCTGGAAGAGATGTTCCACGATCCGACGATCCTACAGAGCTTTGCGAAGGACTACAAGACGGGTCAGGCGATGCCGCTTGCGTTGATCTCGCAGATGAACCGCGCGAGTTACTTCGGTCGTGGGCGCTGGGTGCAACAACAGCTTCTGTATTCGAACTACGCGCTTCAGGTGCATGATCGTAACCCTGACACGTTGAACTTCTATACGACGCTGAAGGAGGATTACGTGCGATTTAGTCCTTATCAGTTTGTCGCCGGGGATCATTTTTATGCGTCGTTTACGCACCTTACGGGGTACTCATCGAACTATTACACGTATGTGCTGGACAAGGTCATTGCGGTAGATTTCTTCGCCGCGTTTGATCCGAATAACCTGCTGGATGGGCCGGCTGCATTGCGATATCGGAAGGCAGTCCTGGAACCGGGCAGCTCGAAGCCAGCTGCGCAGCTGGTACAGGATTTTCTGGGCCGGCCGGAGAGCATTGACGCTCTGAAGCATTGGATGGACAAGGAGTTCGAAGCGCCTCCGATCGCTGTAGTTGGTAGCGGGAGCAAGGGCAGGAAGTAG
- a CDS encoding carboxymuconolactone decarboxylase family protein, translating to MATVKLWTDEEVSANARVKAVFDDIRATRKSDFVNNFWRALASQPVLLERTWSSIKEVMIEPGTLDPLTRELIYIAASTINNCSYCVHSHTAAARAKGLTDQQYSELLAVIGMAAETNALATALQIPIDPEFSIG from the coding sequence ATGGCTACCGTAAAGCTTTGGACTGACGAAGAAGTCTCAGCCAATGCTCGCGTAAAAGCAGTCTTTGATGACATACGTGCCACCCGCAAATCTGATTTTGTAAATAATTTTTGGCGGGCACTTGCTAGCCAGCCGGTACTTCTGGAGCGAACATGGTCAAGCATCAAAGAAGTCATGATCGAGCCAGGTACGCTCGATCCACTCACCAGGGAATTGATCTATATCGCCGCATCGACGATCAACAATTGTAGCTACTGCGTACATTCCCATACCGCAGCAGCCCGGGCCAAGGGACTCACGGACCAGCAGTATTCTGAGTTGCTAGCGGTAATTGGCATGGCAGCCGAAACCAATGCGCTGGCAACAGCCCTCCAGATACCCATCGATCCAGAATTCTCAATCGGATAG
- a CDS encoding MFS transporter, whose protein sequence is MPPKHINTPRQVLFASMVGTTVEFFDFYIYATAAVLVFPRLFFPASDPASSTLASLATFGIAFLARPIGSALFGHFGDRIGRKKTLVLALSTMGLSTFAIGILPGYHAIGITAPLLLALCRFGQGIGLGGEWGGAVLLAIENAPPNKRALYGMFPQLGAPIGFLLSGGTFLLLSRWLTDKQFFAFGWRLPFLASAVLVLLGLYVRLTITETPVFQASLQRAEQVGVPILTVLRRHTRALVAGILVCLATFVLFYLMTVFALSWGTTALHYSRGNFLLIQLFGILFFALTIPISALLAERGRRPVMLGVTGLIALFGLVLAPLFTAGTTGAVFMMALGLALMGLTYGPLGTVVSELFPTPVRYTGSSLAFSMAGILGASLAPYIATWLAKTYGLQYVGYYLTASAILTFFGLILIRETKDSDLTDSPN, encoded by the coding sequence ATGCCACCAAAGCACATCAATACGCCGCGTCAGGTTCTCTTCGCCAGCATGGTCGGGACGACCGTCGAATTCTTCGACTTCTACATCTATGCCACGGCAGCGGTGCTTGTCTTCCCGCGCCTCTTCTTCCCGGCATCCGATCCCGCCTCCTCTACGCTAGCCTCACTTGCCACCTTCGGCATCGCCTTCCTCGCACGGCCGATCGGTTCCGCACTCTTCGGCCACTTTGGCGATCGCATCGGCCGCAAGAAGACACTGGTTCTCGCTTTGTCGACCATGGGCCTGTCAACCTTCGCCATCGGAATTCTTCCCGGCTACCATGCCATCGGCATCACCGCACCTCTGCTGCTTGCTCTCTGCCGCTTCGGCCAGGGCATCGGGCTTGGCGGTGAATGGGGCGGCGCTGTTCTGCTTGCCATAGAAAACGCCCCGCCGAATAAGCGAGCCCTCTACGGTATGTTCCCGCAACTCGGTGCTCCCATCGGCTTCCTGCTCTCCGGAGGGACCTTCCTCCTGCTCTCGCGTTGGCTCACTGACAAACAGTTCTTCGCCTTCGGTTGGAGGCTTCCATTCCTTGCTAGCGCCGTCCTGGTGCTGCTGGGGCTCTACGTTCGCCTGACGATCACCGAAACACCCGTCTTCCAGGCATCGCTCCAACGCGCCGAGCAGGTAGGCGTTCCCATCCTTACCGTCTTGCGCCGCCACACCCGTGCACTCGTGGCCGGCATTCTTGTCTGCCTCGCGACCTTCGTCCTTTTTTACCTGATGACAGTCTTCGCACTGTCCTGGGGAACCACCGCTCTCCACTACAGCCGCGGCAACTTCCTACTCATCCAGCTCTTCGGCATTCTCTTCTTCGCACTCACGATTCCCATCTCCGCGTTGCTTGCCGAACGTGGGAGACGTCCTGTCATGCTCGGAGTCACAGGGCTCATCGCTCTCTTTGGTCTTGTCCTTGCTCCACTCTTCACCGCCGGTACTACCGGAGCCGTCTTCATGATGGCCCTGGGGCTGGCTCTCATGGGCCTTACCTATGGACCACTTGGTACCGTCGTGTCGGAGCTCTTTCCAACACCCGTTCGTTACACTGGCAGTTCACTCGCCTTTAGCATGGCCGGAATTCTCGGTGCCTCGCTCGCCCCCTATATTGCTACATGGCTCGCCAAGACCTATGGCTTGCAATACGTCGGCTACTACCTCACGGCCTCTGCAATCCTTACCTTTTTCGGTCTAATCCTGATCCGCGAAACAAAAGACAGCGATCTTACCGATTCACCTAATTGA
- a CDS encoding Cthe_2314 family HEPN domain-containing protein: protein MSQLGKIDEHPFVRNALAKGVEIDASLGGSPSMLTSKYDREPDEHEYFLIEVAASMANLLTLCQQLDQIPILIGNHRQTSAMDKAYINRHSLIVYHLENYIIRTQGLLDRVLKLVNSAFHLTNSPQNCRFAVVVQNVKVQVSDVHEPLKKLNKLLARYSGVRNEIVHHHSIKDDALRRLDMYFLLERWEKLSKKEHPIEFQEHIKDTIFEVLWFKKRELMAFNDEMCVVVSLILDKLEPYYRREEHTLELRLSKAKEQIC, encoded by the coding sequence GTGAGCCAGCTAGGGAAAATAGATGAACATCCTTTCGTACGGAACGCACTAGCAAAGGGTGTAGAGATAGATGCCTCATTGGGCGGCTCTCCCTCGATGTTGACATCGAAATATGATCGTGAGCCCGACGAGCACGAATATTTCCTCATTGAGGTTGCTGCCTCAATGGCCAATCTACTCACTCTATGCCAGCAACTTGATCAGATCCCGATTCTTATAGGCAATCATCGTCAGACTTCTGCGATGGATAAGGCATATATAAATCGACATTCGCTGATCGTCTACCATCTGGAGAACTACATAATACGGACACAGGGGCTACTGGATCGTGTACTGAAGCTCGTCAATTCCGCTTTCCATTTGACCAACAGTCCCCAAAACTGTCGATTCGCTGTAGTGGTTCAAAATGTGAAGGTGCAGGTCTCCGATGTCCATGAGCCGCTGAAGAAGCTGAATAAACTCTTGGCTAGATACTCAGGAGTGCGAAACGAAATTGTTCACCATCACTCGATTAAGGATGACGCGTTGCGTCGCTTAGACATGTATTTTCTTCTTGAACGGTGGGAGAAACTTTCTAAGAAGGAACACCCAATCGAATTCCAGGAACACATCAAAGACACGATCTTTGAAGTGCTCTGGTTCAAGAAGAGAGAACTTATGGCTTTCAACGATGAAATGTGTGTGGTTGTTTCTTTAATACTTGACAAACTCGAGCCCTATTATCGACGCGAGGAACACACGTTGGAATTGCGTCTATCCAAAGCTAAAGAACAGATTTGTTAG